From the genome of Streptomyces sp. NBC_01304:
CACGCCGGGCCTGCTGCCCCGCAAGGTCCGCGCGGGCACCGCCGACATGACGACCGGCCCCGCGCTCACCCGCGAGGAGGTCAAGGCAGCCATCGAGGTCGGCATCGACACCGCGCGCGACCTGGTCGCGGCGGGCAACAAGGCGCTGCTCACCGGCGAGATGGGCATCGCGAACACCACCGCGTCCGCCGCCCTGATCTCGGTCTTCACGGGCGCCGACCCGGCCGAGGTGACCGGCCGCGGCACGGGCATCAACGACGAGACGCTGGCCCGCAAGACCGACGTCGTACGCCGCGCCCTGGACCTGCACCAGCCCGACCCGGCCGACCCCATCGGCGTCCTCGCGGCGATCGGCGGCCTCGAACACGCCGCCCTGGTCGGCCTGTTGCTCGGCGGCGCCTCCCTGCGCACCCCGGTCATCCTGGACGGCGTCAGCGCCGGCGCGGCGGCCCTGGTCGCCCGCGCCATCGCCCCGGAGGTCCTCGCGGCCTGCATCGCGGGCCACCGCAGCGCGGAGCCGGGCCACGTCGCAGCCCTGAACAAGCTGGGCCTGCGCCCTCTGGTCGACCTGGACCTCCGCCTCGGCGAGGGCACGGGCGCGCTGCTCGCGCTTCCGGTGGTGCAGTCGGCGGCGAGGGCGATGCACGAGGTGGCGACGTTCGACTCGGCGGGCGTCACCGAGAAGTAGGGCTGCCAAATCAGCCCGTCCGGCGTCTGAGGACAGAGGCCGAAGGCCGATCCGGAGGTCTGGGGGCGAAGCCCCAGGCCGTCCGCAGGACTTTCGGGAAGGGGCGGGGTGGGGAAAGATCCCCACCCCGCGCCGTACCCTGTACCCGCACCACAACACCCCAAAGCCCCACGTCAAAGAGCCGCTCCACCGCCGCAGCGGCGCACGCCTCCCGCACGAGGAGCCCCGCTCATGGCCCAGCACCCCGCGTACCCCGTAGGCCTCCGCCTCACCGGCCGCCGCGTAGTAGTCCTCGGCGGCGGCCAGGTGGCCCAGCGCCGCCTCCCGGCACTGATCGCAGCGGGCGCCGACATCACGATGATCTCCCCGACGGCGACACCCTCGGTCGAGGCGATGGCGGACACCGGCGAGATCCGCTGGGAGAAGCGGGCGTACGCCCAAGGGGACCTGGGCCAGGCCTGGTACGCCCTGATCGCGACCAGCGACCACGAGGCCAACGAGGCGGCCAGCGCGGAAGCGGAGGCGCACCGCGTCTGGTGCGTCCGCTCCGACGACGCCGACGCGGCAACCGCCCTCACCCCGGCAACCGGCCACAGCGAGGGGGTAACCGTCGCCGTCCTCACCACGGACGTGCGAGGCCGCGACCCCCGCCGCACCGCCGCCATCCGCGACGCGGTCGTCGAGGGCCTGCGCGACGGCACGCTGGTCGCCCCGCACCACCGCACCCGCAACCCCGGCGTCGCCCTGGTCGGCGGCGGCCCCGGCGACCCCGACCTGATCACCGTCCGCGGCCGCCGCCTGCTCGCCGAGGCCGACGTGGTCATCGCCGACCGCCTCGGCCCGCGCGACCTGCTCGCCGAACTCCCGCCGCACGTCGAGGTGATCGATGCCGCGAAGATCCCGTACGGCCGCTTCATGGCCCAGGAAGCGATCAACAACGCCCTGATCGAGCACGCCAAGGCGGGCAAGTCGGTGGTCCGCCTCAAGGGCGGCGACCCGTTCGTCTTCGGCCGCGGCATGGAGGAGGCCCAGGCGCTCGCCGAGGCGGGCATCCCCTGCACGGTCGTGCCCGGCATCTCCAGCTCGATCAGCGTGCCGGGCGCCGCAGGCATCCCGGTCACGCACCGAGGCGTGGCCCACGAGTTCACGGTCGTCAGCGGTCACGTGGCCCCCGACGACGAACGCTCCCTCGTCGACTGGTCGGCCCTCGCCAAGGGCCGCGGCACGCTCGTCGTCCTGATGGGTGTCGACAAGATCGGCGCGATCGCCGCCAAGCTCATCGAGGGCGGCAAGAGCCCCGACACCCCGGTCGCCCTCGTCCAGGAAGGCACCACCGCGACCCAGCGCCGCGTCGATGCCACCCTCGCCACGGTCGCCGAAACCGTCACGAA
Proteins encoded in this window:
- the cobA gene encoding uroporphyrinogen-III C-methyltransferase; this translates as MAQHPAYPVGLRLTGRRVVVLGGGQVAQRRLPALIAAGADITMISPTATPSVEAMADTGEIRWEKRAYAQGDLGQAWYALIATSDHEANEAASAEAEAHRVWCVRSDDADAATALTPATGHSEGVTVAVLTTDVRGRDPRRTAAIRDAVVEGLRDGTLVAPHHRTRNPGVALVGGGPGDPDLITVRGRRLLAEADVVIADRLGPRDLLAELPPHVEVIDAAKIPYGRFMAQEAINNALIEHAKAGKSVVRLKGGDPFVFGRGMEEAQALAEAGIPCTVVPGISSSISVPGAAGIPVTHRGVAHEFTVVSGHVAPDDERSLVDWSALAKGRGTLVVLMGVDKIGAIAAKLIEGGKSPDTPVALVQEGTTATQRRVDATLATVAETVTKEEVRPPAVIVIGDVVEVGPTSQADPEATA